One Methanohalophilus mahii DSM 5219 genomic window carries:
- a CDS encoding signal peptidase I codes for MEIGEIIHTFKNSDNFWVGIARDALSVLAILAVIGILSQLFFGMWTPMVAVESGSMEPHMYRGDIIFIEDLDRTRIETLRDAPEDYISFEKKGDVILYRPYGQKGVTPVIHRAMYFVEEGEQMWEGGPDAPHEGYITKGDNKKTNSYYDQQGQISYLAPVKEEWIIGVARYKVPYIGHIRLLLS; via the coding sequence ATGGAAATAGGGGAAATAATTCATACTTTTAAGAATAGCGATAATTTTTGGGTGGGAATCGCACGTGACGCTTTATCAGTACTGGCTATTCTTGCAGTTATTGGCATCCTGTCCCAGCTATTCTTTGGAATGTGGACCCCAATGGTTGCGGTGGAGTCGGGAAGTATGGAACCCCATATGTACAGGGGAGACATAATCTTTATCGAAGATCTTGACAGGACACGGATAGAAACACTTCGGGATGCACCTGAAGACTATATCTCATTTGAAAAAAAGGGAGATGTTATCTTATACCGACCCTACGGGCAGAAAGGAGTGACCCCGGTAATCCACAGGGCCATGTATTTTGTTGAAGAAGGCGAACAAATGTGGGAAGGGGGACCTGATGCTCCGCATGAAGGTTACATAACCAAAGGGGACAATAAGAAAACAAATAGCTACTATGACCAGCAGGGCCAGATCAGTTATCTTGCTCCTGTAAAAGAAGAATGGATCATCGGTGTTGCCCGTTATAAGGTTCCTTATATTGGACATATACGATTACTGTTGTCCTGA